In Ovis canadensis isolate MfBH-ARS-UI-01 breed Bighorn chromosome 3, ARS-UI_OviCan_v2, whole genome shotgun sequence, one DNA window encodes the following:
- the ABCA2 gene encoding ATP-binding cassette sub-family A member 2 isoform X4: protein MGFLHQLQLLLWKNVTLKRRSPWVLAFEIFIPLVLFFILLGLRQKKPTISVKEAFYTAAPLTSAGILPVMQSLCPDGQRDEFGFLQYANSTVTQLLERLNRVVEEGNLFDPARPSLGSELEALRQHLEALSASPDPWDSRAARPAVSSFSLDSVARDPRELWRFLTQNLSLPDSAARALLAAQVDLPEVYRLLFGPSPGLDGGSGPPRNQQPLFQMEELLLAPALLEQLTCMPGSRELGRVLTVPRGQQTALQGYRDAVCRGQAAARAHRFSGLAAELRNQLDAAKIAQQLGLDAPSGSAAPQQLPPPPRLQALLEDLLDAQKVLRDVDVLSALALLLPQGACAGRAPGPAASGPGGVANSTGAGAGPSSNSTAEEGAPSAAAPAPSDALQGQCSAFVQLWAGLQPILCGNNRTIEPEALRRGNMSSLGFTSKEQRNLGLLVHLMTSNPKILYAPAGSEADRVILKANETFALVGNVTHYAQVWLNISAEIRSYLEQGRLQQHLRWLQQYVAELRQHPEALSLSPEELPPALRQDNFSLPNGSVLLQQLDTIDNAACGWIQFMSKVSVDIFKGFPDEESIVNYTLNQAYQDNVTVFASVIFQTRKDGSLPPHVHYKIRQNSSFTEKTNEIRRAYWRPGPNTGGRFYFLYGFVWIQDMMERAIIDTFVGHDVVEPGNYVQMFPYPCYTRDDFLFVIEHMMPLCMVISWVYSVAMTIQHIVAEKEHRLKEVMKTMGLNNAVHWVAWFITGCVQLSISVTALTAILKYGQVLAHSHVLIIWLFLAVYAVATIMFCFLVSVLYSKAKLASACGGIIYFLSYVPYMYVAIREEVAHDKITAFEKCIASLMSTTAFGLGSKYFALYEVAGVGIQWHTFSQSPVEGDDFNLLLAVTMLMVDAVVYGVLTWYIEAVHPGMYGLPRPWYFPLQKSYWLGSGRTEAWEWNWPWARAPRLSVMEEDQACAMESRRSEETRGMEEEPTHLPLVVCVDKLTKVYKNDKKLALNKLSLNLYENQVVSFLGHNGAGKTTTMSILTGLFPPTSGSATIYGHDIRTEMDEIRKNLGMCPQHNVLFDRLTVEEHLWFYSRLKSMAQEEIRKEMDKMIEDLELSNKRHSLVQTLSGGMKRKLSVAIAFVGGSRAIILDEPTAGVDPYARRAIWDLILKYKPGRTILLSTHHMDEADLLGDRIAIISHGKLKCCGSPLFLKGAYGDGYRLTLVKRPAEPGGPQEPGLTASPPGPAQLSSCSESQVSQFIRKHVASCLLVSDTSTELSYILPSEAAKKGAFERLFQHLEHSLDALHLSSFGLMDTTLEEVFLKVSEEDQSLENSEAGAADPVSGEGPASNLARCAELAQSQASLQSASSVGSARGDEGAGYTDVYSDYRPLCDNLQDPDNVSLQEAEAETLTRVGQGSRKLEGWWLKVRQFHGLLVKRFHCARRNSKALSSQILLPAFFVCVAMTVALSVPEIGDLPPLVLSPSQYHNYTQPRGNFIPYANEERREYRLRLSPDAGPQQLVGTFRLPSGVGATCVLKSPANGSLGPTLNLSSGESRLLAARFFDSMCLESFTQGLPLSNFVPPPPSPAPSDSPVTLDEDLLPTSGSENWTSAPSLPHLVREPVRCTCSGQGTGFSCPGGVGGHPPQMRVVTGDILTDITGHNVSEYLLFTSDRFRLHRYGAITFGNVQKSIPASFGARAPAMVRRIAVRRAAQVFYNNKGYHSMPTYLNSLNNAILRANLPKSKGNPAAYGITVTNHPMNKTSASLSLDYLLQGTDVVIAIFIIVAMSFVPASFVVFLVAEKSTKAKHLQFVSGCNPVIYWLANYVWDMLNYLVPATCCVLILFVFDLPAYTSPTNFPAVLSLFLLYGWSITPIMYPASFWFEVPSSAYVFLIVINLFIGITATVATFLLQLFEHDKDLKVVNSYLKSCFLIFPNYNLGHGLMEMAYNEYLNEYYAKIGQVDKMKSPFEWDIVTRGLVAMTVEGFVGFLLTIMCQYNFLRQPQRMPVSTKPVEDDVDVASERQRVLRGDADNDMVKIENLTKVYKSRKIGRILAVDRLCLGVRPGECFGLLGVNGAGKTSTFKMLTGDESTTGGEAFVNGHSVLKELLQVQQSLGYCPQFDALFDELTAREHLQLYTRLRGIPWKDEARVVKWALEKLELTKYADKPAGTYSGGNKRKLSTAIALIGYPAFIFLDEPTTGMDPKARRFLWNLILDLIKTGRSVVLTSHSMEECEALCTRLAIMVNGRLRCLGSIQHLKNRFGDGYMITVRTKSSQNVKDVVRFFNRNFPEAILKERHHTKVQYQLKSAHISLAQVFSKMEQVVGVLGVEDYSVSQTTLDNVFVNFAKKQSDNLEQQETEPPSGLQSPLGRLLSLFRPRPPPTELRALVADEPEDLDTEDEGLISFEEERPVAVHQAQLSFNTDTLC from the exons ATGGGCTTCCTGcaccagctgcagctgctgctctgGAAGAACGTGACGCTGAAGCGCCGGAGCCCG TGGGTCTTGGCCTTCGAGATCTTCATCCCGCTCGTCCTGTTTTTCATCCTGCTGGGGCTTCGGCAGAAGAAGCCCACCATCTCTGTGAAGGAAG CTTTCTACACGGCGGCGCCCCTCACCTCCGCCGGCATCCTGCCGGTCATGCAGTCGCTGTGCCCCGACGGCCAGCGGGACGAGTTCGGCTTCCTTCAGTATGCCAACTCCAC ggtcacacagctgctgGAGCGCCTCAACCGCGTGGTGGAGGAGGGCAACCTGTTTGACCCGGCGAGGCCCAGCCTGGGCTCGGAGCTGGAGGCGCTGCGCCAGCACCTGGAGGCCCTCAGCGCCAGCCCGGACCCCTGGGACAGCCGCGCAGCCCGACCTGCAG TGTCCTCCTTCTCTCTGGACTCGGTGGCCAGGGACCCTCGGGAGCTGTGGCGCTTCCTGACACAGAACCTGTCACTGCCCGATAGCGCGGCCCGGGCTCTGCTGGCTGCCCAGGTGGACCTGCCCGAG GTCTATCGCCTGCTTTTTGGCCCTTCGCCTGGCTTGGACGGGGGTTCAGGGCCGCCCAGGAATCAGCAGCCCCTGTTCCAGATGGAG GAGCTGCTGCTGgctcctgccctcctggagcagcTCACGTGCATGCCAGGCTCCAGGGAGCTGGGCCGGGTCCTCACTGTACCCCGGGGTCAGCAGACAGCGCTGCAGGGATACCGGGATGCGGTCTGCAGAGGGCAGGCTGCGGCACGTGCTCACCGTTTCTCGGGGCTGGCTGCTGAGCTCCGGAACCAACTGGATGCAGCCAAGATTGCCCAGCAG CTGGGCCTGGACGCCCCTAGTGGCTCTGCTGCCCCACAGCAGCTACCACCCCCACCGCGGCTGCAGGCGCTCCTGGAGGACCTGCTGGACGCCCAGAAGGTCCTGCGGGACGTGGATGTCCTCTCAGCCCTTGCCCTGCTGCTGCCTCAGGGCGCCTGCGCAGGCCGGGCTCCTGGGCCCGCAGCCAGCGGCCCTGGTGGGGTGGCCAACAGCACCGGGGCTGGGGCGGGCCCCAGCTCCAACAGCACGGCTGAGGAGGGGGCCCCGTCCGCTGCAGCCCCGGCCCCCTCGGACGCGCTGCAGGGCCAGTGCTCCGCTTTCGTGCAGCTCTGGGCCGGCCTGCAGCCCATCCTGTGTGGCAACAACCG CACCATCGAGCCCGAGGCGCTGCGAAGGGGCAACATGAGCTCCCTGGGCTTCACGAGCAAGGAGCAGCGGAACCTGGGCCTCCTCGTGCACCTCATGACCAGCAACCCCAAGATCCTGTACGCGCCCGCGGGCTCTGAGGCAGACCGTGTCATCCTCAAG GCCAATGAGACCTTCGCCCTTGTTGGCAACGTGACTCACTACGCCCAGGTGTGGCTCAACATCTCAGCGGAGATCCGCAGCTACCTGGAGCAGGGAAGGCTGCAGCAACACCTGCGCTGGCTGCAGCAG tacGTGGCCGAGCTGCGGCAGCACCCGGAGGCCCTGAGCCTGTCGCCCGAGGAGCTGCCACCTGCCCTGCGCCAGGACAACTTCTCACTGCCCAACGGCTCGGTCCTCTTGCAGCAGCTGGACACCATCGACAATGCGGCCTGCGGCTGGATCCAGTTCATGTCCAAG GTGAGTGTGGACATCTTCAAGGGTTTTCCAGATGAGGAGAGCATTGTCAACTACACCCTTAACCAGGCCTACCAGGATAATGTCACCGTATTCGCTA GTGTGATCTTCCAGACCCGCAAGGACGGTTCCTTGCCGCCCCACGTGCACTACAAGATCCGCCAGAATTCAAGCTTCACGGAGAAAACCAACGAGATCCGCCGGGCCTACTGGCGGCCGGGGCCCAACACCGGCGGCCGCTTCTACTTTCTATATGGCTTCGTTTGGATCCAGG ACATGATGGAGCGCGCCATCATCGACACCTTCGTGGGCCACGACGTGGTGGAGCCCGGCAACTACGTGCAGATGTTTCCCTACCCCTGCTACACGCGGGACGA cttTCTGTTTGTCATCGAGCACATGATGCCTCTCTGCATGGTGATCTCCTGGGTCTACTCTGTGGCCATGACCATTCAGCACATCGTGGCCGAGAAGGAGCACCGgctgaaggag GTGATGAAGACCATGGGCCTGAACAATGCGGTGCACTGGGTGGCCTGGTTCATCACGGGCTGCGTGCAGCTCTCCATCTCGGTGACAGCGCTGACCGCCATACTCAAGTATGGCCAGGTCCTTGCCCACAGCCATGTGCTCATCATCTGGCTCTTCCTGGCCGTCTACGCGGTGGCCACCATCATGTTCTG CTTCTTGGTGTCCGtgctgtactccaaggccaagctgGCCTCGGCCTGCGGCGGCATCATCTACTTCCTGAGCTACGTGCCCTACATGTACGTGGCTATCCGTGAGGAGGTGGCCCACGACAAGATCACCGCCTTCGAGAAGTGCATCGCG TCCCTGATGTCCACGACAGCCTTCGGTCTGGGCTCCAAGTACTTCGCCCTGTACGAGGTGGCGGGCGTGGGCATTCAGTGGCACACGTTCAGCCAGTCCCCCGTGGAAGGGGATGACTTCAACCTGCTCTTGGCTGTCACCATGCTGATGGTAGACGCGGTCGTCTATGGGGTGCTCACGTGGTACATTGAGGCTGTGCACCCAG gCATGTACGGGCTGCCCCGGCCCTGGTACTTCCCACTGCAGAAATCCTACTGGCTGGGCAGCGGGCGGACGGAGGCATGGGAGTGGAACTGGCCGTGGGCTCGCGCCCCCCGCCTCAGCGTCATGGAGGAGGATCAAGCCTGCGCCATGGAGAGCCGGCGCTCGG AGGAGACACGGGGCATGGAGGAGGAACCCACCCACCTGCCGCTGGTGGTCTGCGTGGACAAGCTCACCAAAGTCTATAAGAACGACAAGAAGCTGGCTTTGAACAAGCTGAGCCTCAACCTCTATGAGAACCAGGTCGTGTCCTTCCTGGGCCACAACGGGGCTGGCAAGACCACCACCAT GTCTATCCTCACCGGCCTGTTCCCACCTACGTCGGGCTCGGCCACCATCTACGGGCACGACATCCGCACAGAGATGGACGAGATCCGCAAGAACCTGGGCATGTGTCCCCAGCACAATGTGCTCTTCGACCGGCTCACGGTGGAGGAGCACCTCTGGTTCTACTCGAGGCTCAAGAGCATGGCCCAGGAGGAGATCCGCAAGGAGATGGACAA GATGATCGAGGACCTGGAGCTCTCCAACAAACGGCACTCACTGGTGCAGACGCTGTCCGGCGGCATGAAGCGCAAGCTCTCGGTGGCCATCGCCTTCGTGGGCGGCTCCCGGGCCATCATTCTAGACGAGCCCACGGCTGGCGTGGACCCCTATGCGCGCCGCGCCATCTGGGACCTGATCCTGAAGTACAAGCCGG GCCGCACGATCCTCCTGTCCACCCACCACATGGACGAGGCTGACCTGCTTGGGGACCGCATTGCCATCATCTCCCACGGGAAGCTCAAGTGCTGCGGCTCGCCTCTCTTCCTCAAGGGCGCCTACGGGGACGGCTACCGCCTCACGTTGGTCAAGCGGCCTGCCGAGCCAGGGGGCCCCCAAG AGCCAGGGCTGACAGCCAGCCCCCCAGGTCCGGCCCAGCTGAGCAGCTGTTCCGAGTCCCAGGTTTCCCAGTTCATCCGCAAACATGTGGCCTCCTGCCTGCTGGTCTCCGACACCAGCACCGAGCTCTCCTACATCCTGCCCAGCGAGGCAGCCAAGAAGGGGGCCTTTGAGCGCCTCTTTCAG CACCTGGAGCACAGTCTGGACGCACTGCACCTGAGCAGCTTTGGGCTGATGGACACGACACTGGAGGAAGTGTTCCTTAAGGTGTCGGAGGAGGACCAGTCGCTGGAGAACAGTGAGGCAG GGGCTGCGGACCCAGTATCCGGGGAAGGTCCTGCCAGCAACCTGGCACGGTGCGCGGAGCTGGCCCAGTCACAGGCGTCGCTGCAGTCTGCATCCTCGGTGGGCTCTGCCCGTGGTGACGAGGGGGCCGGATACACCGATGTCTACAGCGACTACCGCCCTCTCTGTGACAACTTGCAGGACCCTGACAATGTCAGCTTGCAAG AGGCAGAGGCGGAGACCCTCACGCGGGTCGGCCAGGGCAGCCGCAAGCTGGAGGGCTGGTGGCTGAAGGTGCGCCAGTTCCACGGGCTCCTGGTGAAGCGCTTCCACTGTGCCCGGCGCAACTCCAAGGCACTGTCCTCTCAGATCCTGCTCCCCGCCTTCTTCGTCTGCGTGGCTATGACTGTGGCGCTCTCTGTCCCAGAGATCG GCGACCTGCCCCCGCTGGTCCTGTCCCCCTCCCAGTACCACAACTACACGCAGCCCCGTGGCAACTTCATCCCCTATGCCAAcgaggaacgccgggaataccg CTTGCGACTGTCCCCCGATGCCGGGCCCCAGCAGCTGGTGGGCACCTTCAGGCTGCCATCGGGTGTGGGAGCCACCTGTGTGCTCAAGTCTCCGGCCAACGGCTCGCTGGGGCCCACGCTGAACCTGAGCAGTGGTGAGTCGCGCCTGCTGGCCGCACGGTTCTTCGACAGCATGTGCTTGGAGTCCTTCACCCAGGGGCTGCCGCTGTCCAACTTCGTGCCGCCCCCACCCTCGCCCGCCCCGTCCGACTCCCCTGTGACCCTGGACGAGGACCTGCTGCCCACCTCCGGGTCAG AGAACTGGACCTCGGCGCCCTCCCTTCCACACCTGGTGCGGGAGCCCGTCCGCTGTACCTGTTCTGGGCAGGGCACTGGCTTCTCCTGCCCGGGCGGTGTGGGTGGGCACCCACCCCAGATGCGGGTGGTCACGGGTGACATTCTGACTGACATCACGGGCCACAACGTCTCCGAGTACCTGCTCTTCACCTCTGACCGCTTCCGGCTGCACCG GTACGGGGCCATCACCTTTGGCAACGTCCAGAAGTCCATCCCAGCCTCGTTTGGGGCCCGGGCCCCGGCTATGGTGCGGAGGATTGCAGTACGCAGGGCTGCCCAG GTGTTCTACAACAACAAGGGCTACCACAGCATGCCCACCTACCTCAACAGCCTCAACAACGCCATCCTGCGTGCCAACCTGCCCAAGAGCAAGGGCAACCCTGCGGCCTATG GCATCACCGTCACCAATCACCCGATGAACAAGACGAGTGCCAGCCTCTCTCTGGATTACCT GCTGCAGGGCACCGACGTAGTCATCGCCATCTTCATCATCGTGGCCATGTCTTTCGTGCCGGCCAGCTTCGTGGTCTTTCTGGTGGCCGAGAAGTCCACCAAGGCCAAGCACCTGCAGTTCGTCAGCGGCTGCAACCCCGTCATCTACTGGCTGGCCAACTACGTGTGGGACATG CTCAACTACCTGGTCCCGGCCACCTGCTGCGTCCTCATCCTGTTCGTGTTCGACCTGCCGGCCTACACTTCACCCACCAACTTCCCGGCCGTGCTCTCCCTGTTCCTGCTCTACGG GTGGTCCATCACACCCATCATGTACCCGGCCTCCTTCTGGTTCGAGGTCCCCAGCTCGGCCTATGTGTTTCTCATTGTCATCAACCTCTTCATCGGCATCACTGCCACTGTGGCCACCTTCCTGCTGCAGCTCTTTGAGCATGACAAG GACCTGAAGGTTGTCAACAGTTACCTGAAGAGCTGCTTCCTCATCTTCCCCAACTACAACCTGGGCCACGGGCTGATGGAGATGGCCTACAACGAGTACCTCAACGAGTACTACGCCAAGATCG GCCAGGTTGACAAGATGAAGTCTCCCTTTGAGTGGGACATCGTCACCAGGGGCCTGGTGGCCATGACCGTCGAGGGCTTTGTGGGCTTCCTCCTGACCATCATGTGTCAGTACAACTTTCTGCGGCAGCCGCA gcGCATGCCCGTGTCCACGAAGCCCGTGGAGGACGACGTGGACGTGGCCAGCGAGCGGCAGCGGGTGCTCAGGGGAGATGCAGACAACGACATGGTCAAAATCGAGAACCTGACCAAG GTGTACAAATCGCGGAAGATTGGTCGCATCCTGGCCGTGGACCGCCTGTGCCTGGGCGTGCGTCCTGGCGAGTGCTTCGGCCTCCTGGGCGTCAACGGCGCGGGGAAGACGAGCACCTTCAAGATGCTGACAGGGGACGAGAGCACGACGGGGGGCGAGGCCTTCGTCAACGGGCACAG CGTGCTCAAGGAGCTCCTCCAGGTGCAGCAGAGCCTGGGCTACTGCCCGCAATTCGACGCCCTGTTCGATGAGCTCACGGCCCGCGAGCACCTGCAGCTGTACACAAGGCTCCGGGGCATTCCCTGGAAGGACGAGGCGCGG GTGGTGAAGTGGGCCCTGGAGAAGCTGGAGCTGACCAAATATGCCGACAAGCCTGCTGGCACCTACAGTGGAGGGAACAAACGGAAGCTGTCAACAGCCATAGCCCTCATCGGGTACCCAGCCTTCATCTTTCTG GACGAGCCTACCACAGGCATGGACCCCAAGGCTCGGCGCTTCCTCTGGAACCTCATCTTGGACCTCATCAAGACGGGGCGCTCGGTGGTGCTGACTTCACACAg CATGGAGGAGTGTGAGGCGCTGTGCACGCGCCTGGCCATCATGGTGAACGGACGTCTGCGCTGTCTGGGCAGCATCCAGCATCTGAAGAACCG GTTTGGGGATGGTTACATGATCACGGTGAGGACCAAGAGCAGCCAGAACGTGAAGGACGTGGTGCGGTTCTTCAACAGGAACTTCCCGGAGGCCATCCTCAAG GAGCGGCACCACACGAAGGTGCAGTACCAGCTCAAGTCCGCGCACATCTCGCTGGCGCAGGTGTTCAGCAAAATGGAGCAGGTGGTGGGCGTGCTGGGCGTCGAGGACTACTCGGTCAGCCAGACCACCCTGGACAAC GTGTTCGTGAACTTCGCCAAGAAGCAGAGCGACAACCTGGAGCAGCAGGAGACGGAGCCGCCCTCGGGCCTGCAGTCCCCGCTGGGCCGCCTGCTCAGCCTGTTCCGGCCGCGGCCTCCCCCCACTGAGCTGCGGGCGCTAGTGGCCGACGAGCCCGAGGACCTGGACACGGAGGATGAGGGCCTCATCAGCTTCGAGGAGGAGCGG CCTGTTGCTGTCCACCAGGCCCAGCTCTCCTTCAACACGGACACTCTCTGCTGA